From a single Candidatus Defluviilinea gracilis genomic region:
- a CDS encoding GAF domain-containing protein: MPAHWTFNYPAAPEPRGYEMRIAAYSEASALLIFRATTLPQHLEYDDENLIHELEVKNQESETLRESLAGIVGSLEFSEIIEKILDQIKRVVPYDSASIWRIDGREQKFIAGRNLPAELLVGNYKFEIDDDNAVLPILKGAVPYLLKLDVQNQMKDFQIPPHNYIHSWLAIPLKARGEIFGVIALDGCETNQFTRHHAELAVIFADQVAIALENSRLFSDLQSELLERQRAERALIEEEQRYRLLYETAKKQAQELALIGRVRNAMAQSIDRRGVIFNVVESIAESFGYTQVSLYLLQDGVLIMQHQVGYETPYTTITLEEGVIGKVARTGVPEFIEDVSTNSLYRQAVEGVISEICIPLFDQGTFVGILNVESTQGVKLTEADFKLISTLGEHIGIALENSRLFSNLQTELSERTLIEVNLRQREFVLEAVMFAAEQFLTSSNWKDVIEVVLERLGRAMNATHAYLFENFTGPDGLERAKLFREWTAPGFPTATDYGSYTEAHIIQILPGSANEHLQRGEAYAGNLNTYSPADKPRFENIGMKAHAEVPLVVEGRWWGTVGFDVYDNAREWTHFEVDTLRVVANLLSNAIRRQADERALQKELVERKQIEARLRHRESILEAVADAANRFLKSSDWRNEIDAVLEKLGVTVNASHVFVFENHELPDGTLVTSMQFEWAAPPLSSGLHIPAYQNIPVREIGFENWYEAMIAGQPYIGDAKRLTATQMNALLGRGMKALLDFPVFVAGTWWGAIGFDDVDNEREWTNTEIDALLVAGNILGTAIKRQLDETALQRELHQRRKLISELESKNAELERFTYTVSHDLKSPLFTIRGFLGYLKQDALTGNTERLEADIQRIVDATDKMQQLLNDLLELSRVGRLMNEPTLVNMQQLVADVLNLSHGQIHQRGVEVRAQNNLPNAQGDRQRIFEVVQNLVGNAAKFMGEQPTPIIEIGVAGWQHGMPIFFVRDNGMGIEPEHHERIFGLFNKLDPKSDGTGIGLALVKRIVEFHGGEIWVESQPGNGSTFYFTLPAQGTTDSDYNQSSHPEEDSP, from the coding sequence TTGCCCGCCCATTGGACTTTCAATTACCCGGCCGCGCCGGAGCCTCGCGGATATGAAATGCGCATCGCGGCATATTCCGAGGCGTCGGCGCTCCTGATTTTCCGCGCTACAACCTTGCCCCAGCATCTTGAATATGATGATGAAAACTTGATCCACGAGTTGGAGGTTAAGAATCAAGAATCGGAAACCCTGCGTGAAAGTTTGGCGGGCATCGTCGGCTCGCTGGAGTTTTCGGAAATCATCGAGAAGATCCTCGATCAAATTAAACGGGTCGTGCCATACGATAGCGCGTCGATTTGGAGGATCGATGGGCGCGAGCAAAAATTTATCGCGGGGCGGAACCTGCCTGCCGAGTTGCTGGTTGGGAACTATAAGTTTGAGATCGACGATGATAATGCCGTCCTTCCGATTTTGAAGGGCGCTGTTCCTTATTTGTTGAAACTCGATGTGCAGAACCAAATGAAGGATTTTCAAATCCCGCCGCATAATTACATTCATTCATGGCTGGCGATACCGCTGAAGGCGCGCGGGGAAATTTTCGGAGTGATCGCCCTGGATGGATGCGAGACGAATCAATTTACGCGCCACCATGCCGAACTGGCGGTCATTTTTGCCGATCAAGTTGCCATTGCGCTTGAAAATTCCCGTTTGTTTTCCGACTTGCAATCCGAATTATTGGAGCGTCAGCGCGCCGAGCGGGCATTGATCGAGGAGGAACAGCGGTATCGTCTGCTTTATGAAACCGCTAAAAAACAGGCGCAGGAACTTGCCCTGATCGGCCGGGTGCGCAATGCCATGGCGCAATCGATCGATCGACGCGGGGTGATCTTCAATGTTGTCGAATCGATCGCCGAATCATTCGGGTACACACAGGTCAGCCTGTATTTACTACAAGATGGGGTATTGATCATGCAACATCAGGTGGGGTATGAGACTCCCTATACAACCATTACCCTCGAGGAAGGCGTGATCGGCAAGGTCGCGCGGACTGGCGTTCCCGAATTTATTGAGGATGTCTCCACAAATTCCTTGTACCGGCAGGCGGTGGAAGGCGTCATCTCTGAAATTTGCATACCGCTATTCGATCAGGGAACCTTTGTGGGGATACTCAACGTGGAAAGCACGCAAGGAGTGAAATTAACAGAAGCCGACTTCAAATTAATCTCGACCTTGGGCGAGCATATCGGTATTGCCCTCGAAAACTCCCGCTTGTTTTCCAATTTGCAAACTGAGTTATCTGAACGGACTCTGATCGAAGTGAACCTTCGCCAACGCGAATTTGTGCTCGAAGCGGTGATGTTTGCCGCCGAACAGTTCCTTACTTCTTCCAATTGGAAGGATGTGATCGAAGTTGTCTTGGAGCGGCTGGGCAGGGCAATGAATGCCACGCATGCCTACTTATTTGAAAACTTCACCGGTCCCGATGGCTTGGAGCGGGCAAAGTTGTTCCGCGAATGGACCGCCCCGGGATTCCCCACCGCAACCGATTACGGTTCATACACTGAGGCGCATATCATCCAGATTCTGCCGGGTAGCGCCAACGAACACCTGCAACGCGGTGAAGCCTACGCCGGTAATTTGAATACCTATTCGCCCGCAGATAAACCCCGTTTTGAAAATATCGGCATGAAAGCCCATGCAGAAGTGCCTCTCGTGGTGGAAGGGCGCTGGTGGGGCACAGTCGGTTTCGACGTCTACGACAACGCGCGCGAATGGACTCATTTTGAAGTGGATACGCTGCGCGTGGTGGCTAATTTGCTGAGTAACGCCATCCGCCGCCAAGCGGACGAGCGCGCCCTGCAAAAAGAGTTGGTGGAACGGAAACAAATCGAAGCCAGATTGCGTCACCGTGAATCGATCCTCGAAGCGGTCGCCGATGCGGCGAACCGGTTCCTGAAATCGTCCGACTGGCGGAACGAGATCGATGCCGTTCTCGAAAAATTGGGCGTCACGGTCAATGCCTCCCATGTCTTTGTGTTCGAAAACCATGAACTACCAGACGGCACCCTGGTCACTTCGATGCAATTTGAATGGGCCGCGCCTCCGCTATCGAGCGGCCTTCATATCCCGGCATACCAAAACATTCCCGTGCGCGAAATTGGTTTTGAAAATTGGTATGAAGCCATGATCGCGGGGCAACCCTATATTGGCGATGCCAAACGCCTCACTGCAACCCAAATGAACGCCTTGCTTGGGCGCGGGATGAAAGCGCTCCTGGACTTTCCGGTGTTTGTGGCTGGCACATGGTGGGGCGCCATCGGATTCGACGATGTGGACAACGAGCGAGAATGGACCAATACAGAGATCGACGCGTTGCTGGTCGCGGGGAATATTCTCGGCACAGCCATCAAACGGCAACTGGACGAAACCGCCCTCCAGCGCGAACTCCACCAGCGCAGAAAACTGATCAGCGAATTGGAATCGAAAAACGCCGAACTCGAACGGTTCACCTACACCGTATCGCACGATCTCAAATCTCCGCTCTTCACCATTCGAGGCTTTCTCGGCTACCTCAAGCAAGACGCCCTCACCGGGAACACCGAACGATTGGAAGCCGACATCCAGCGCATTGTGGATGCGACCGACAAAATGCAACAGTTACTCAACGACCTGCTCGAACTTTCGAGAGTGGGCAGGCTCATGAACGAACCGACGCTGGTCAATATGCAGCAACTGGTGGCTGATGTGTTGAACTTATCGCACGGGCAGATCCATCAACGCGGGGTGGAGGTGCGCGCGCAAAACAACCTGCCCAACGCGCAAGGCGATCGTCAGCGCATCTTCGAAGTCGTTCAAAACCTGGTCGGGAACGCCGCAAAATTCATGGGCGAACAACCGACGCCCATCATCGAGATCGGGGTGGCGGGTTGGCAACATGGCATGCCCATTTTTTTTGTGCGCGATAACGGCATGGGAATCGAGCCCGAGCATCACGAACGCATCTTCGGCTTATTCAACAAACTCGACCCCAAATCAGACGGCACTGGCATCGGCCTTGCCCTCGTCAAACGGATCGTCGAATTTCACGGCGGTGAGATCTGGGTGGAATCGCAACCGGGCAACGGCTCGACGTTTTACTTCACGCTTCCCGCGCAGGGGACAACTGATTCAGACTATAATCAGTCATCTCATCCTGAGGAGGACTCTCCATGA
- a CDS encoding exo-alpha-sialidase codes for MSKRVLILVGTTKGGFIFESDEKRKKWEMSDILFKGWNVMHMQMDPRDQRLYAATSHFVYGPTIHHSDDLGNTWTQAKESPALSRGSKSGRPASTMDEAFISEGGESIKEKPEKMIKVWNIKPGRASEPNVLYAGAQPASLFVSKDRGDTWTLNESLYDHPQRGEWGPGAGGLTLHTILLDPTNDQRMYIAVSAAGCYRTDDGGVTWKPYNKNVRADFMPDKYPEFGQCVHKMTMHPATPNVLYQQNHCGVYRSDNFGEDWVDIGEGKLPTPFGFAIGVHPTDPRTIYTVPEESQEYHISVDGQFAVWRSRDAGNSWEKLTKGLPERAHVDVLREAMGLDSFEDAGVYVGTNTGQLFYTRDSGDNWELLADFLPPIQSVEAAVVG; via the coding sequence ATGAGCAAACGAGTCCTGATATTGGTTGGAACGACCAAGGGCGGGTTTATTTTCGAGAGCGATGAGAAACGCAAGAAATGGGAGATGAGCGACATTCTGTTCAAAGGTTGGAATGTGATGCACATGCAAATGGACCCGCGCGACCAGCGGCTGTACGCGGCGACGAGTCACTTTGTATATGGTCCAACCATCCATCACTCGGACGACCTCGGCAACACGTGGACGCAAGCGAAGGAGTCGCCTGCCCTGTCGCGAGGGTCGAAGTCGGGCAGACCAGCCAGCACGATGGATGAAGCGTTCATTTCCGAAGGCGGCGAGAGCATCAAAGAAAAACCTGAGAAGATGATCAAAGTATGGAATATCAAGCCCGGGCGCGCGAGCGAGCCGAATGTGTTGTATGCGGGGGCGCAACCCGCTTCGTTGTTTGTGTCGAAAGATCGCGGCGATACGTGGACTTTGAATGAAAGTCTGTACGATCATCCTCAACGCGGAGAATGGGGACCGGGCGCGGGCGGGTTGACCCTGCACACGATTCTGCTCGACCCAACAAACGATCAGCGCATGTACATTGCCGTGTCAGCCGCAGGATGTTATCGCACCGACGATGGCGGCGTGACGTGGAAACCGTATAACAAAAATGTGCGCGCCGATTTTATGCCCGATAAATATCCGGAGTTCGGTCAATGCGTGCATAAAATGACGATGCACCCGGCAACGCCGAATGTGTTGTATCAGCAAAATCACTGCGGCGTGTATCGCAGTGACAACTTCGGCGAAGATTGGGTTGACATCGGCGAGGGCAAGTTGCCGACGCCTTTTGGTTTTGCGATTGGCGTGCATCCGACGGATCCGCGCACGATTTACACCGTGCCGGAAGAAAGCCAGGAATATCACATCAGCGTGGATGGGCAGTTTGCGGTCTGGCGTAGCCGCGACGCGGGCAATTCGTGGGAAAAACTCACAAAGGGATTACCCGAACGCGCTCACGTGGATGTTCTGCGCGAAGCGATGGGACTCGATTCGTTCGAGGATGCCGGGGTGTACGTCGGCACGAACACGGGTCAACTGTTTTACACGCGCGATTCGGGCGACAATTGGGAATTGCTGGCAGATTTCCTGCCGCCGATCCAATCGGTGGAAGCGGCGGTGGTTGGATGA
- the surE gene encoding 5'/3'-nucleotidase SurE: protein MHILVTNDDGVQAPGLLALAQEVRKLGKVTVFAPDKNWSASGHVKTLDRPLRVRETTLADGTSAFMSDGAPSDCVALPLLGFLEEKVDLVVSGINPYSNIGHDVTYSGTVTAAMEAVITGVKGIAFSLASQDKPANTVTDYSHAAQVARVVTQKVIEQGLAEGVVLNVNIPYLSFDAINGYAITRQGMRVYRDALDKRIDPRGRPYYWIGGDEPTGVNEEGTDVGALASGYVSITPLQLDLTNYKAMDVLRKWEF from the coding sequence ATGCATATCCTCGTAACCAACGACGACGGCGTCCAAGCGCCGGGACTGCTCGCCCTCGCGCAGGAAGTTCGCAAACTTGGCAAAGTGACCGTGTTCGCGCCTGATAAAAATTGGTCTGCATCGGGACATGTGAAAACGCTGGATCGTCCATTGCGCGTGCGCGAAACGACTCTTGCAGATGGAACATCCGCGTTCATGTCTGACGGCGCGCCGTCGGATTGTGTCGCGTTGCCATTGCTTGGGTTTCTCGAAGAAAAAGTTGATCTGGTCGTTTCAGGGATCAATCCCTACTCGAACATCGGTCACGATGTAACTTACTCTGGGACTGTGACCGCCGCGATGGAAGCGGTGATCACTGGCGTGAAGGGAATCGCGTTCTCGCTGGCTTCGCAAGATAAACCTGCGAACACCGTCACCGACTACAGCCACGCCGCGCAAGTGGCACGAGTAGTGACTCAAAAGGTCATCGAGCAGGGACTGGCGGAGGGCGTGGTGTTGAATGTCAACATCCCCTATTTGAGTTTTGATGCGATCAACGGATATGCCATCACGCGGCAGGGAATGCGCGTGTACCGCGACGCGCTCGATAAGCGCATTGACCCGCGCGGGCGTCCCTATTATTGGATCGGCGGCGACGAGCCGACAGGTGTCAATGAAGAGGGAACGGATGTCGGCGCGTTGGCAAGCGGATACGTTTCCATCACGCCGTTGCAATTGGACTTGACGAATTACAAGGCGATGGATGTGTTGAGGAAGTGGGAGTTTTGA
- a CDS encoding MGMT family protein — protein sequence MRFASPPNQQAYYEQVWTLVRQIPRGKVASYGQIALMLPPPNGVEFEAYKAFGPRWVGGAMANCPDDVPWQRVINSQGKISERAGAERQRQRLEEEGIMFVKDKVDMKKYGWGGLDETDAPKQGNLF from the coding sequence ATGCGCTTTGCCTCCCCTCCCAACCAACAAGCCTATTACGAACAAGTGTGGACTCTTGTGCGGCAAATCCCGCGTGGGAAGGTTGCCTCATACGGACAGATCGCGCTGATGCTCCCTCCGCCGAACGGGGTGGAGTTCGAGGCGTACAAGGCGTTCGGTCCGCGTTGGGTGGGCGGCGCGATGGCGAACTGTCCCGACGATGTGCCGTGGCAGAGAGTCATCAATTCGCAGGGAAAGATCAGCGAACGCGCGGGCGCGGAGAGGCAACGTCAACGTTTGGAGGAGGAGGGTATTATGTTCGTGAAAGACAAGGTGGATATGAAGAAGTACGGCTGGGGCGGGCTGGACGAGACAGACGCGCCGAAGCAGGGGAATTTATTTTAG
- a CDS encoding sulfurtransferase, with protein MSYAYPEFLVETDWVAEHVNDANVRILESDEDPLLYAVGHIPGAAQVDWFSTLQHPLRRDFLTKEKFEETLSSLGIANDTTVVFYGDKSNWFACYALWLFQYYGHENVKIMNGGRLKWEKENRPLVKEIASYGKTAYRAKEADRSIRAFRDEVLKQSNEKKPLVDVRSPKEYSGELISMPNYPQEGATRGGHIPGAVSIPWATAVNEADSTFKTPEELRALYEGKNIKADGEVIAYCRIGERSSLTWFVLKYLLGYPAVKNYDGSWTEWGNLVDAPIEK; from the coding sequence ATGTCGTACGCCTATCCTGAATTTCTTGTGGAGACCGACTGGGTCGCCGAACACGTGAACGATGCGAACGTCCGCATCCTCGAATCGGATGAAGACCCGTTATTGTACGCGGTGGGGCACATCCCCGGCGCCGCGCAAGTAGATTGGTTCAGCACGCTCCAACATCCGTTGCGCCGCGATTTTCTCACCAAAGAAAAGTTCGAGGAGACTCTCTCGAGCCTCGGCATTGCCAACGACACCACCGTCGTTTTTTATGGCGATAAATCCAACTGGTTCGCATGCTACGCGCTGTGGCTGTTCCAATATTACGGACACGAGAATGTGAAGATCATGAACGGCGGGCGCCTCAAGTGGGAGAAGGAGAACCGGCCGCTGGTGAAGGAAATCGCCTCCTATGGGAAAACAGCCTACCGCGCGAAAGAAGCGGATCGGTCCATCCGCGCCTTCCGCGATGAGGTGTTGAAACAGTCCAACGAGAAGAAGCCGCTTGTAGACGTGCGTTCGCCGAAGGAATATTCGGGCGAGTTGATCTCGATGCCGAATTACCCGCAAGAGGGCGCCACACGCGGCGGACACATCCCCGGCGCGGTGAGCATTCCGTGGGCGACCGCCGTGAATGAAGCGGACAGCACGTTTAAGACCCCCGAAGAATTGCGCGCGTTGTATGAAGGGAAGAATATCAAAGCGGACGGCGAGGTGATCGCGTATTGCCGCATCGGCGAACGCTCTTCGCTGACGTGGTTCGTGTTGAAATACCTGCTCGGGTATCCCGCTGTAAAAAACTACGACGGCTCATGGACGGAGTGGGGCAACCTCGTCGACGCGCCGATCGAAAAATAA
- a CDS encoding SufE family protein has translation MPIPLTLQEIVDDFASMTREEKLETLIGYAEAFPPLPDRYTAQRDRMETVPECMTAVFLVAEKQPDDTILFYFDIPPQSPTVRGLASILRDGLNGSTLGEILSVPADFYLPMNLQEAVSQQRLNGFVGVLAHMKHAAVHPQSG, from the coding sequence ATGCCCATCCCCCTCACCCTCCAAGAGATCGTAGACGATTTCGCTTCGATGACGCGCGAAGAAAAACTGGAAACGCTGATCGGGTACGCCGAGGCCTTCCCGCCCCTGCCCGACCGTTACACAGCGCAACGCGATCGCATGGAAACCGTGCCCGAATGTATGACCGCTGTGTTCCTGGTCGCTGAGAAACAGCCCGATGATACGATCCTTTTTTACTTCGACATTCCGCCGCAATCGCCCACCGTGCGCGGACTGGCTTCGATTCTTCGCGACGGGTTGAACGGCTCCACCCTGGGAGAGATTCTCAGCGTCCCCGCCGATTTCTACCTGCCGATGAATCTACAAGAGGCGGTTTCGCAACAACGCTTGAACGGATTCGTGGGAGTGCTGGCTCACATGAAGCACGCGGCTGTGCATCCGCAATCGGGGTGA